Proteins from a single region of Sphingomonas swuensis:
- the ybeY gene encoding rRNA maturation RNase YbeY: protein MTLDIVLDADEDWDSSTDWARLAEDAARAAIAESAFPALAEAARPVEISVVLTDDEQVRALNAEWRGKDKPTNVLSFPQAEPDEFESARQPGPELMLGDIVLAYETCAREAEEKALPLRAHTAHLMVHGTLHLLGYDHLDDSTAEDMEARETRALARLGIANPYEVAA from the coding sequence ATGACCCTCGACATCGTGCTCGACGCCGACGAGGATTGGGACAGTAGCACCGACTGGGCGCGGCTCGCCGAGGACGCCGCCCGGGCCGCGATCGCGGAAAGCGCCTTCCCTGCGCTCGCCGAGGCGGCGCGGCCGGTCGAGATCTCGGTGGTCCTCACCGACGACGAGCAGGTCCGTGCCCTGAACGCCGAATGGCGCGGCAAGGACAAGCCGACCAACGTCCTTTCCTTCCCCCAGGCCGAGCCCGACGAGTTCGAGTCCGCCCGCCAGCCCGGGCCCGAGCTGATGCTCGGCGACATCGTGCTCGCATACGAGACCTGCGCCCGCGAGGCCGAGGAAAAGGCGCTTCCGCTCCGCGCTCACACCGCCCACCTGATGGTCCACGGCACGCTCCACCTGCTCGGCTACGACCATCTCGACGATTCGACGGCCGAGGACATGGAAGCGCGCGAGACCCGCGCCCTCGCCCGGCTCGGGATCGCCAACCCCTATGAGGTCGCCGCCTGA
- a CDS encoding PhoH family protein has product MPKRPDLRAVDDPTRARLEIEFEQPYLLGPLFGDYDRHLVAIEDRLGVNIAARGSRVQIEGEPDSAARAKEVLVDLYARLDSGQDVDLAVVESVIGMGAQRKLDGILPEADAPAPGGGGGAPRVMIRTRKKTIVPRSTIQTSYMEALARDDMIFALGPAGTGKTYLAVAQAVSMLIGGQVDRLILSRPAVEAGERLGFLPGDMKEKVDPYLRPLYDALYDMLPTEQVERRIASGEIEIAPIAFMRGRTLSDAFIILDEAQNTTPQQMKMFLTRFGMRSRMVICGDPNQTDLPRGVESGLNDAVTKLEGIPRLAMVRFGAADVVRHPLVGRIVEAYEGPGQ; this is encoded by the coding sequence ATGCCAAAGCGCCCCGACCTTCGCGCCGTGGACGACCCCACCCGCGCCCGGCTCGAGATCGAGTTCGAGCAGCCCTATCTGCTGGGGCCGCTGTTCGGCGACTATGACCGCCACCTGGTCGCCATCGAGGACCGGCTCGGGGTGAACATCGCCGCCCGCGGAAGCCGGGTCCAGATCGAGGGCGAGCCCGACAGCGCGGCCCGTGCCAAGGAAGTGCTGGTCGACCTCTACGCCCGCCTCGACTCCGGCCAGGACGTCGATCTCGCGGTGGTCGAGAGCGTCATCGGCATGGGCGCGCAGCGCAAGCTCGACGGGATCCTGCCCGAGGCCGACGCTCCGGCTCCCGGCGGCGGCGGCGGCGCCCCGCGGGTGATGATCCGCACCCGCAAGAAGACCATCGTCCCGCGCTCGACCATCCAGACCAGCTACATGGAGGCGCTGGCCCGCGACGACATGATCTTCGCACTGGGGCCCGCGGGCACCGGCAAGACCTATCTCGCGGTCGCTCAGGCGGTCTCGATGCTGATCGGTGGCCAGGTCGACCGGCTGATCCTGTCGCGCCCTGCGGTCGAGGCCGGCGAACGGCTCGGCTTCCTCCCCGGCGACATGAAGGAGAAGGTCGATCCCTATCTCCGCCCGCTTTACGACGCGCTTTACGACATGCTCCCGACCGAGCAGGTCGAGCGGCGCATCGCCTCCGGGGAAATCGAGATCGCGCCGATCGCCTTCATGCGCGGTCGGACCCTGTCCGATGCCTTCATCATCCTCGACGAAGCGCAGAACACCACCCCGCAGCAGATGAAGATGTTCCTCACCCGTTTCGGCATGCGAAGCCGGATGGTGATCTGCGGCGATCCCAACCAGACCGACCTTCCACGCGGGGTCGAGAGCGGGCTCAATGACGCGGTCACCAAGCTCGAGGGCATTCCGCGGCTCGCCATGGTCCGCTTCGGCGCCGCCGACGTCGTCCGCCACCCGCTCGTCGGGCGGATCGTCGAAGCCTATGAGGGGCCGGGCCAATGA
- the miaB gene encoding tRNA (N6-isopentenyl adenosine(37)-C2)-methylthiotransferase MiaB: MTKTFQIKSFGCQMNVYDGERMAELLGAEGMVAAAPGADADVVVLNTCHIREKAAEKAYSEVGRLRRDDGSRPVIALAGCVAQAEGAEAKRRSKAIDLVVGPQAYHRLPQLLREVEAGARPVDTDLPPLDKFAALPARRRAGISAFLSVQEGCDKFCTYCVVPYTRGAEVSRPLGDLLIEAEQLVAGGTRELTLLGQNVNAWEDGSETLATLIRRLATLQGLERIRYTTSHPINMADDLIAAHRDVPELMPYLHLPVQAGSDRILKAMNRHHSADDYLRTLDRVRAARPDIAISGDFIVGFPGESDEDFEATLSIVRTVGYASAFTFKYSARPGTPAATMDGQLPEAVKDERLQRLQALVAEQSRAFNLSKVGAETRILIDRVGRKPGQMIGKSPWLQSVFVDSDARIGEMVDVRLTAALPNSLAGEVVTDSQEAA, translated from the coding sequence ATGACCAAAACCTTCCAGATCAAGTCCTTCGGCTGCCAGATGAACGTCTATGACGGCGAGCGGATGGCCGAGCTGCTCGGTGCCGAGGGCATGGTCGCCGCCGCTCCCGGTGCGGATGCGGACGTGGTCGTGCTCAACACCTGCCACATCCGCGAGAAGGCGGCGGAAAAGGCCTATTCCGAGGTCGGCCGGCTGCGCCGCGATGACGGCAGCCGCCCGGTGATCGCGCTTGCCGGCTGCGTCGCCCAGGCCGAGGGCGCCGAGGCGAAGCGCCGCTCCAAGGCAATCGACCTCGTCGTCGGGCCCCAGGCCTACCATCGCCTTCCCCAGCTGCTGCGCGAGGTCGAGGCCGGCGCGCGCCCGGTCGACACCGACCTGCCCCCGCTCGACAAGTTCGCCGCGCTTCCCGCCCGCCGCCGCGCCGGGATTTCGGCCTTCCTCTCGGTCCAAGAAGGGTGCGACAAGTTCTGCACCTACTGCGTGGTGCCCTACACCCGTGGCGCCGAAGTCAGCCGGCCGCTTGGCGACCTGCTGATCGAGGCGGAGCAGCTGGTCGCCGGCGGCACCCGCGAGCTCACCCTGCTTGGCCAGAACGTCAACGCCTGGGAAGACGGGTCAGAGACGCTCGCGACCCTCATTCGCCGCCTTGCCACGCTGCAGGGTCTCGAGCGGATCCGCTACACCACCTCGCACCCGATCAACATGGCCGACGACCTCATCGCCGCGCACCGCGACGTACCCGAGCTGATGCCCTACCTCCACCTTCCGGTGCAGGCGGGGAGCGACCGCATCTTGAAGGCGATGAATCGCCATCACAGTGCGGACGACTATCTGCGCACGCTCGACCGGGTCCGCGCCGCGCGCCCCGACATCGCCATTTCGGGCGACTTCATCGTCGGCTTCCCGGGTGAGAGCGACGAGGATTTCGAGGCGACGCTGAGCATCGTCCGGACGGTCGGTTACGCCAGCGCCTTCACCTTCAAATATAGCGCGCGCCCCGGAACGCCCGCGGCGACGATGGACGGCCAGCTGCCCGAGGCAGTCAAGGACGAGCGGCTGCAGCGGCTCCAGGCGCTCGTCGCCGAGCAGAGCCGCGCCTTCAACCTGTCGAAGGTCGGCGCCGAGACTCGGATCCTGATCGACCGGGTCGGGCGCAAGCCCGGACAGATGATCGGCAAGTCGCCGTGGCTCCAGTCGGTGTTCGTCGATTCCGACGCAAGGATCGGCGAGATGGTCGATGTCCGCCTCACCGCGGCGCTTCCCAACAGCCTTGCGGGTGAAGTCGTCACCGACTCGCAAGAGGCCGCGTGA
- a CDS encoding lysophospholipid acyltransferase family protein yields the protein MSATADLKEPSGAVTSLDEAASVPSSRLRAFVRLILIALLVAVCAAIHLVHRLFGPSPWPRRLLRGIGWLAGARVRSDGPRPGAGTLIVANHVSWLDIPVLAGATDCAFVAKDSLRGHPFMRWLCEENGTVFVDRDTRSSVGEQVAAMEAAIRSHKPLTLFPEGTVGDGRTLLPFRSSLLSLAEQPPLPLTVQPVAIDYGRHAPEFGWPTGEKGEANFLRLLGRRGTVAVTLHFLEALPQGLDRKALARLSRAAVADAIASGGAVPPRV from the coding sequence TTGAGCGCGACCGCTGATCTCAAGGAGCCGTCCGGCGCGGTGACGTCGCTCGACGAAGCCGCATCGGTCCCGAGTTCCCGCCTTCGTGCCTTCGTCCGGCTGATCCTGATTGCGCTGCTGGTCGCGGTCTGCGCCGCGATCCATCTCGTCCACCGGCTGTTCGGCCCCTCCCCCTGGCCGCGTCGGCTGCTTCGCGGCATCGGCTGGCTCGCTGGAGCCCGGGTCCGGAGCGATGGCCCGAGGCCGGGCGCCGGGACGCTGATCGTCGCCAATCATGTCAGCTGGCTCGACATCCCGGTGCTCGCCGGGGCGACCGACTGCGCCTTCGTCGCCAAGGACAGCCTCCGCGGGCACCCCTTCATGCGCTGGCTGTGCGAGGAGAATGGCACCGTCTTCGTCGATCGCGACACGCGCTCGAGCGTCGGCGAGCAGGTCGCCGCGATGGAAGCCGCGATCCGCAGCCACAAGCCGCTGACGCTGTTTCCGGAAGGCACCGTCGGCGATGGGCGCACCCTCCTGCCCTTCCGCTCGAGCCTGCTCAGCCTTGCCGAGCAGCCGCCGCTTCCCCTCACCGTGCAGCCGGTCGCGATCGACTATGGTCGCCACGCGCCCGAGTTCGGCTGGCCGACGGGCGAGAAGGGCGAGGCCAACTTCCTCCGCTTGCTCGGTCGGCGCGGCACGGTCGCGGTCACCCTCCACTTTCTCGAAGCGCTCCCGCAGGGTCTCGATCGCAAGGCGCTCGCCCGGCTCAGCCGGGCCGCGGTGGCCGACGCGATCGCTTCTGGCGGCGCGGTGCCGCCGCGCGTATAG
- a CDS encoding Fur family transcriptional regulator has translation MHRSIDIEALCAEKGLRITEQRRTIARIISESEDHPDVETLHERAAAVDPNISIATVYRTVRLFEEAGILERHEFGNGRSRYEAVTDEHHDHLIDVETGKVLEFHDLELEELKRKVAERLGFRLMDHRLELYGVPLERDR, from the coding sequence ATGCACCGCTCGATCGACATTGAAGCGCTCTGCGCCGAGAAAGGGCTGCGGATCACCGAGCAGCGGCGCACCATCGCCCGCATCATCTCCGAGTCCGAGGACCATCCCGACGTCGAGACGCTGCACGAGCGCGCCGCCGCGGTCGATCCCAACATCTCGATCGCGACCGTCTACCGGACCGTCCGCCTGTTCGAGGAAGCCGGGATCCTCGAGCGCCACGAGTTCGGCAATGGCCGCTCGCGCTACGAGGCGGTGACCGATGAGCACCACGACCATCTGATCGACGTCGAGACCGGCAAGGTCCTCGAATTCCATGACCTCGAGCTCGAGGAACTGAAGCGCAAGGTCGCCGAGCGGCTCGGCTTCCGCCTGATGGACCACCGGCTGGAGCTCTACGGCGTCCCGCTTGAGCGCGACCGCTGA
- a CDS encoding MucR family transcriptional regulator, producing MNDNDQGAETLITLTADIVAAHVSNNSVAVNDLPQLIANVHGALAGLGGAPAAPEAKPEPKVPIRSSVKPDYLVCLEDGKKLKMLKRHLMTHYNMTPDQYRTKWGLNADYPMVAPNYAEQRRTLAKSIGLGTKRKRGTRVAK from the coding sequence ATGAACGATAATGACCAAGGGGCCGAAACCCTGATCACCCTGACCGCCGACATCGTCGCGGCACATGTCAGCAACAACAGCGTCGCGGTCAATGACTTGCCGCAACTCATCGCCAACGTGCACGGTGCATTGGCGGGACTTGGCGGCGCTCCCGCCGCCCCCGAAGCCAAGCCCGAGCCCAAGGTTCCGATCCGCTCGTCGGTCAAGCCCGACTATCTGGTCTGCCTCGAGGACGGCAAGAAACTGAAGATGCTCAAGCGGCATCTGATGACCCACTACAACATGACCCCCGACCAGTATCGGACCAAGTGGGGCCTCAACGCCGACTATCCGATGGTCGCCCCCAACTATGCCGAACAGCGCCGCACGCTCGCCAAGAGCATCGGCCTTGGCACCAAGCGCAAGCGCGGCACTCGGGTCGCCAAGTAG
- a CDS encoding GNAT family N-acetyltransferase — MSGTAPLALTIVQAGGDELDEVMSVIERSFDPRFGEAWTRAQCAGILPMSGVSLLLARSEDEPVGFSLSRRVADEAELLLIGVVPEARGRGIAGALVDRFVADSRAAGSSHLHLEVRDGNPAVSLYRQHQFGVAGRRSKYYRGPGGELFDALTMVYTVEPQ, encoded by the coding sequence ATGAGCGGCACGGCTCCCCTTGCGCTCACCATCGTCCAGGCCGGAGGCGACGAGCTCGACGAAGTGATGAGCGTCATCGAGCGCAGCTTCGATCCGCGCTTCGGAGAGGCCTGGACCCGGGCGCAATGCGCCGGGATCCTCCCGATGAGCGGAGTCTCGCTGCTGCTCGCGAGGAGCGAGGATGAGCCAGTCGGCTTCAGCCTCAGTCGCCGGGTCGCCGACGAGGCAGAGCTGCTGCTGATCGGGGTGGTACCCGAGGCGCGGGGCCGCGGGATTGCCGGAGCGCTGGTGGACCGCTTCGTCGCCGACAGCCGCGCCGCCGGGTCCAGCCACCTTCATCTCGAGGTGCGCGACGGCAATCCCGCGGTGTCGCTCTACCGCCAGCACCAATTCGGGGTCGCGGGGCGGCGCAGCAAATATTATCGCGGACCTGGTGGCGAGTTGTTCGATGCCTTGACCATGGTCTATACCGTTGAACCTCAGTAA
- the tsaB gene encoding tRNA (adenosine(37)-N6)-threonylcarbamoyltransferase complex dimerization subunit type 1 TsaB: MLLALDTATPACTAALFAEDGRLIDRADEVMARGHAERLMPLLERMLDGRRPSAILVGCGPGSFTGLRVGIAAAHGMAIGWGVPLHGMSTLALIAAGVASDGPVAVALTGGHGELFVQQFERNPLEEAGPLASLSPASAAAVIDAPVIVGSGAAVLVAERGHGEALEVPAAAANALFLPASLRSLAPRPVYARAPDAKAPLPKVAA; the protein is encoded by the coding sequence ATGCTGCTCGCTCTCGACACCGCCACTCCGGCCTGCACCGCGGCGCTGTTCGCCGAGGACGGACGGCTGATCGACCGGGCCGACGAGGTCATGGCCCGCGGTCACGCCGAGCGACTGATGCCCCTGCTCGAACGGATGCTGGACGGCCGCCGGCCGAGTGCGATCCTGGTCGGCTGCGGCCCGGGCAGCTTCACCGGCCTGAGGGTCGGCATCGCCGCCGCCCACGGCATGGCGATCGGCTGGGGAGTGCCGCTCCACGGCATGTCGACCCTCGCGCTGATCGCCGCCGGCGTGGCGAGCGACGGCCCGGTCGCGGTCGCGCTTACCGGCGGACATGGCGAGCTCTTCGTCCAGCAGTTCGAGCGCAACCCGCTTGAGGAGGCCGGTCCGCTGGCGAGCCTGAGCCCGGCCTCCGCCGCTGCCGTCATCGACGCCCCCGTGATCGTCGGCTCGGGCGCGGCCGTGCTCGTGGCCGAGCGCGGGCACGGCGAGGCGCTCGAGGTTCCCGCGGCTGCCGCCAACGCCCTCTTCCTTCCTGCTAGCCTTCGGAGCCTCGCTCCGCGACCGGTCTACGCCCGCGCTCCCGATGCCAAGGCGCCGCTTCCGAAGGTCGCCGCATGA
- a CDS encoding Calx-beta domain-containing protein, whose amino-acid sequence MGKTYFKLSGGNFFQDWSDTGQIAADNNWAGVPSIVGYRGDDLTTSTATDPRTITTDSTVVNVIANQTSTANSSGGIAEFQIANPTVALQGSGTADAPYLALYLDATGRENVVLTFNARDVDGTVDNAAQPIAVQYRIGDSGPWINLPNGYVADASTGPSLATAVTPFTITLPSAANNQAEVQVRIMTTNAVGNDEWIGIDDIGVSSSAAAAVQPGLLAIADASIAEGNSGTTELSFLVSRSGGSDGAVSANWSVNLNGTASAGDLSGALSGTVNFAAGETSKLVKISVVGDTVAEQNETFSVVLTGPTGGASLGKASAIGTITNDDLAPVANVFINEINYDTAGSDVGEFIEVAGLAGTDLSGWKLVLYNGNGNGSYATINLSGTIADSANGFGTISVATPGIQNGGDGGSTQPDGIALVDASGRVVQFLSYEGVMTAVNGPAAGLTSTSIGVFQDGAPVGTSLQLTGTGSSYGDFTWSFNVDDTPGAANVGQSFLSGTDQGQIRIGDAYVVEGNSGTSALTFTVTRAGGFASEASVAWSLDFGTSAQASDLAPGTATSGTVTFAAGEFTKTISIPVAGDTVGEDNEGFTVRLGEATGHARVVDNSALGVILNDDPVPRTIMAIQGEGHVSGYNGQPVITTGIVTAVEANGFYLQDPNGDGNARTSDAIFIKTPAAPQVALGDSVSVTGVVGEYKPSATGLSVTQITGSAFAILSSGNALPQAVLIGTGGILPPTEYIDSDGLTVFNPEVDGIDFWESLEGMRVTVDAPAVVSNISSFGEVDIVASGGAGSTGFNERGGITISAGDYNPEKLQLDLAVSQPTLSIGDRIDTVTGVINYSFDHYELVATGPVTITRDVALTDNNTTLKGDANFVSVATYNLENLDASDGKYDILAADIIYSLKAPDIIAVQEVQDADGAGGGSDLSGVGNVQGLIDAIIAAGGPRYTYVEIAPTTAGSTGGEPGGNIRNGYLYQDDRVDLVSGSLNLLADPAFNGSRKPLAATWEFNGQQFTTINVHFTSRLGSDPLWGDAQPPQDGGDASRTAQAAAVGDYVFDILTQDSSKQFMLLGDWNGFYFEQAQLQLTKGGVFTNLSTLLPEAERYSYMFDGNSQLIDNMLVTGGLFQNARYDAVHINAEFTGSRPTDHDPQVALLRLAITPHDIVLAGGSVDENLPAGTIVGKLTATDTPGDTLTFTLIDDADGRFTVDAEGVVRTTQPLNFEAVPSFVLKARVTDGAGLTSTGDVTVTVGDVNEAPNAAADSIAVNEDATSGNLWSQLIGNDSDPDAGDALTISAAGTAGTYGSLVFDPATQTLRYVADNDAFDALAPGTTATDSFSYTVTDKGGLSSKATVNVTVTGIDDGIALAGGNGNDQLAGTGGEDRLAGENGNDRLFGLDGHDRLDGGSGNDQLYGGTGNDLLIGGKGDDSLEGGAGRDSFVFAGQSGNDVIRDFDLVNDKLVFEGTGIRNAQQLDANSDGITDLKLVLTGGGSVTLLGIASLDGVTTESSALSTTGFKVATFDEFVGQHGSGDYWLHV is encoded by the coding sequence GTGGGTAAGACCTATTTCAAGCTGTCGGGTGGCAATTTCTTCCAGGACTGGAGCGACACGGGACAGATCGCGGCCGACAACAACTGGGCCGGCGTGCCGAGCATCGTCGGCTATCGCGGCGACGACCTGACCACCTCCACCGCGACCGACCCGCGGACGATCACCACCGACAGCACGGTCGTCAACGTCATCGCCAACCAGACCAGCACCGCCAACTCGAGCGGCGGCATCGCCGAGTTCCAGATCGCCAATCCGACGGTCGCGCTGCAGGGCTCGGGCACCGCCGATGCGCCCTATCTGGCGCTCTACCTCGATGCGACCGGGCGCGAGAACGTCGTCCTGACCTTCAACGCGCGCGACGTCGACGGTACCGTCGACAATGCCGCGCAGCCGATCGCCGTCCAGTATCGGATCGGCGACAGCGGTCCGTGGATCAACCTTCCGAACGGCTATGTCGCCGACGCCTCGACCGGGCCGAGCCTCGCCACCGCCGTCACTCCCTTCACCATCACCCTGCCGAGCGCGGCCAACAACCAGGCCGAGGTGCAGGTCCGGATCATGACCACCAACGCGGTGGGCAATGACGAGTGGATCGGGATCGACGACATCGGTGTCTCCAGCAGCGCCGCCGCCGCGGTCCAGCCGGGGCTCCTCGCCATCGCTGATGCCAGCATCGCGGAAGGCAATAGCGGGACCACCGAGCTGAGCTTCCTCGTCAGCCGCAGCGGCGGCAGCGACGGCGCGGTTTCGGCCAACTGGTCGGTCAACCTCAACGGCACCGCCTCGGCGGGCGACCTGTCGGGCGCGCTCAGCGGTACCGTCAACTTCGCCGCGGGCGAGACCAGCAAGCTCGTCAAGATCTCGGTGGTCGGCGACACGGTGGCCGAGCAGAACGAGACCTTCTCGGTGGTTCTGACCGGACCGACCGGTGGCGCGTCGCTCGGCAAGGCGAGCGCAATCGGGACCATCACCAACGACGACCTGGCGCCGGTCGCCAACGTCTTCATCAACGAGATCAACTACGACACCGCTGGTTCCGACGTCGGCGAGTTCATCGAGGTCGCGGGGCTTGCCGGGACCGATCTCAGCGGCTGGAAGCTGGTGCTCTACAACGGCAACGGCAACGGCAGCTATGCGACCATCAACCTGTCGGGCACCATTGCCGACAGCGCGAACGGCTTCGGAACGATCAGCGTCGCAACCCCGGGCATCCAGAACGGCGGTGACGGCGGATCGACCCAGCCCGACGGCATCGCGCTGGTCGACGCTTCGGGCCGTGTCGTCCAGTTCCTCAGCTACGAAGGCGTGATGACGGCGGTGAATGGCCCGGCGGCGGGCCTCACCTCGACCAGCATCGGCGTGTTCCAGGACGGCGCGCCGGTCGGGACCAGCCTCCAGCTGACCGGCACCGGGTCGAGCTACGGCGACTTCACCTGGTCGTTCAACGTCGACGACACGCCGGGCGCGGCGAACGTCGGGCAGTCCTTCCTCTCGGGCACCGACCAGGGCCAGATCCGGATCGGCGACGCCTATGTTGTCGAGGGCAACAGCGGGACGAGCGCGCTGACCTTCACCGTCACCCGCGCCGGCGGCTTTGCGAGCGAGGCCAGCGTCGCCTGGTCGCTCGACTTCGGCACCTCGGCGCAGGCGAGCGACCTCGCCCCGGGCACCGCGACCAGCGGCACCGTCACCTTCGCTGCAGGCGAGTTCACCAAGACCATCTCCATCCCCGTCGCCGGCGACACGGTCGGCGAGGACAATGAGGGCTTCACCGTCCGGCTCGGCGAGGCGACCGGTCATGCGAGGGTGGTCGACAACAGCGCCCTCGGCGTGATCCTCAACGATGATCCGGTCCCGAGGACGATCATGGCCATCCAGGGCGAGGGCCATGTCTCGGGCTATAATGGCCAACCGGTAATCACCACCGGCATCGTCACCGCGGTCGAGGCGAACGGCTTCTACCTCCAGGACCCGAATGGCGACGGCAACGCCCGCACCTCGGACGCCATCTTCATCAAGACCCCCGCGGCGCCGCAGGTCGCGCTTGGCGATTCGGTCAGCGTCACCGGCGTCGTCGGCGAATATAAGCCCAGCGCGACCGGCCTGTCGGTGACCCAGATCACCGGCTCGGCCTTCGCCATCCTCTCGTCCGGCAACGCGCTTCCGCAGGCGGTGCTGATCGGGACCGGCGGCATCCTGCCCCCGACCGAGTACATCGACAGCGACGGCCTGACCGTCTTCAACCCCGAGGTCGACGGGATCGACTTCTGGGAATCGCTCGAGGGCATGCGGGTCACCGTCGATGCGCCGGCGGTCGTGTCGAACATCAGCAGCTTCGGCGAGGTCGACATCGTCGCCTCGGGAGGAGCGGGCTCGACCGGTTTCAACGAACGCGGCGGGATCACCATCTCGGCCGGCGACTACAATCCCGAGAAGCTTCAGCTCGACCTCGCCGTCTCCCAACCGACGCTAAGCATCGGCGACCGCATCGACACCGTCACCGGCGTCATCAACTACAGCTTCGACCATTATGAGCTGGTCGCGACCGGGCCGGTCACCATCACCCGCGACGTTGCGCTCACCGACAACAACACCACGCTCAAGGGTGACGCCAACTTCGTCTCGGTCGCCACCTACAATCTCGAGAACCTCGACGCGTCGGACGGCAAGTACGACATCCTCGCCGCCGACATCATCTACAGCCTCAAGGCGCCCGACATCATCGCGGTCCAGGAAGTGCAGGACGCCGACGGGGCGGGCGGCGGCAGCGACCTGTCAGGCGTCGGCAACGTCCAGGGGCTGATCGACGCGATCATCGCCGCGGGCGGTCCGCGCTACACCTATGTCGAGATTGCGCCGACCACCGCCGGCTCGACCGGCGGCGAGCCGGGCGGCAACATCCGCAACGGCTATCTCTACCAGGACGACCGCGTCGATCTGGTCAGTGGCAGCCTCAACCTGCTCGCCGACCCGGCGTTCAACGGCTCGCGCAAGCCGCTGGCCGCGACCTGGGAATTCAACGGCCAGCAGTTCACCACCATCAACGTCCACTTCACCTCGCGGCTTGGCTCCGATCCGCTGTGGGGCGACGCGCAGCCGCCGCAGGATGGTGGCGACGCCAGCCGCACCGCCCAGGCCGCGGCGGTCGGCGACTATGTATTCGACATCCTGACCCAGGATTCGTCCAAGCAGTTCATGCTGCTCGGCGACTGGAACGGCTTCTACTTCGAGCAGGCGCAGCTTCAGCTGACCAAGGGCGGGGTGTTCACCAACCTCTCGACCCTGTTGCCCGAGGCCGAGCGCTACTCCTATATGTTCGACGGCAATTCGCAGCTGATCGACAACATGCTGGTGACCGGCGGGCTGTTCCAGAACGCCCGCTACGACGCAGTCCACATCAACGCCGAGTTCACCGGTTCGCGCCCGACCGACCACGATCCGCAAGTCGCGCTGCTGCGTCTCGCGATCACTCCGCACGACATCGTTCTGGCGGGAGGCAGCGTCGACGAAAACCTGCCGGCGGGCACGATTGTCGGGAAACTTACGGCGACCGACACGCCGGGAGATACGCTGACCTTCACCCTGATCGATGATGCCGACGGACGCTTCACCGTCGACGCCGAGGGCGTGGTCCGGACGACCCAGCCGCTGAACTTCGAGGCGGTTCCGAGCTTCGTCCTCAAGGCGCGGGTGACCGACGGTGCTGGCCTTACCTCGACCGGCGACGTCACCGTCACGGTGGGCGACGTCAACGAGGCCCCGAACGCGGCCGCCGACAGCATCGCCGTCAACGAGGATGCGACCAGTGGCAACCTCTGGTCGCAGCTGATCGGCAACGACAGCGATCCGGACGCGGGCGATGCGCTGACCATCTCGGCGGCCGGCACCGCCGGCACCTACGGCAGCCTGGTCTTCGACCCCGCCACCCAGACATTGCGCTATGTCGCCGACAACGACGCCTTCGACGCGCTCGCACCGGGGACGACCGCAACCGACAGCTTCAGCTATACGGTGACCGACAAGGGCGGACTGAGCAGCAAGGCGACCGTCAACGTCACCGTCACCGGGATCGATGACGGGATCGCGCTGGCGGGCGGCAACGGCAACGACCAGCTCGCCGGCACCGGCGGCGAGGACCGGTTGGCGGGCGAGAACGGCAACGACCGGCTGTTCGGGCTCGATGGCCACGATCGCCTCGATGGCGGCAGCGGCAACGACCAGCTGTACGGTGGGACCGGCAACGACCTGCTGATCGGCGGAAAGGGCGACGACAGCCTCGAGGGCGGCGCGGGACGCGACAGCTTCGTCTTCGCCGGCCAGTCGGGCAACGACGTCATCCGCGACTTCGACCTCGTCAACGACAAGCTCGTCTTCGAAGGCACCGGCATCCGCAACGCCCAGCAACTCGACGCCAATAGCGATGGCATCACCGACCTCAAGCTGGTGCTGACCGGCGGCGGTTCGGTCACCCTGCTCGGCATCGCCTCGCTCGACGGTGTCACGACCGAGAGCAGTGCCTTGTCCACCACGGGCTTCAAGGTCGCGACCTTCGACGAATTCGTCGGCCAGCACGGCTCGGGAGACTATTGGCTCCACGTCTGA